Proteins from a genomic interval of Salvelinus alpinus chromosome 7, SLU_Salpinus.1, whole genome shotgun sequence:
- the immt gene encoding MICOS complex subunit MIC60 isoform X3, with protein sequence MLRVCLKGANSAARKCLCGNGVPLHPLQQCRSYTSGGSGSSAGKIVAASVLTVGGGVGGTILYANWDPKFRANVEKSIPYSDQVFGLALGPAPPPPVINKPRKVEPVQISSMSEVWKDSKQPKAKEVEKKAEQPDAEGPPAPAPQETLEATAKCTECEHEPAVKERPEGEVAARLAEQDKAEQDLLTSLSSNLEDALGSTAKVTLQAIGAQEAALQAIAQHTRQLREAMEAEAPPDKKSTQWRVLEDALSERSRSVDEAGAAVLKAKAELDKLRGVINEAKHLKIAAARPSILAAEENLHSMVVDLDSVVTRVQTAQSEAKIVSQYSELVNEAKAQFQKELNSITPEIQANWKGLTGKLTQDDLNSLIAHAHRRIDQLNRELAEQRVREQIHIDSALEQQKLEDKKALEVAVSTALEHNREQMRLEQEKKVEETREVMEAEMRTQLRRQAAAHTDHLRDVLKVQEQELRSEAEEILNSSLMEKETEYRRLTQDQLDSFTLDMNAAYARLKGMEEAIDSHVIAEEEARKAHQLWLSVEALNYTLKTAALNDPTEPLEGAVQAIKESCAEDEFAQALATALPSESLSRGVYSEASLRARFYAIRQLARRVALIDETRNSLYQYFLSYLQATLLFEKAQEAPPAKLSAEDLDTFKLLSYAAYSLEHGDLELAAKLVNQLKGESRRVAQDWLKEARLTLETKQVVSLLSAYANAVGLGTTMAP encoded by the exons AAATGCCTGTGTGGGAATGGTGTCCCCCTTCACCCCCTCCAGCAATGTCGTAGCTACACTTCAGGAGGCTCAGG GTCTTCTGCAGGAAAGATTGTAGCTGCCAGTGTCCTCACTGTAGGTGGAGGAGTTGGTGGCACAATTCTATATGCCAATTGGGATCCCAAATTCAGGGCCAATGTTGAGAAATCCATACCATACTCAGATCAAGTGTTTGGACTGGCTCTCGGCCCAGCACCACCTCCACCTGTTATAAATAAACCA AGAAAGGTTGAACCTGTTCAGATTTCCTCCATGTCTGAAGTGTGGAAAGACTCGAAGCAGCCAAAGGCCAAAGAGGTTGAGAAGAAAGCAGAGCAGCCAGATGCTGAGGGACCCCCTGCTCCAGCACCTCAGGAGACCCTAGAGG CGACAGCAAAATGTACTGAGTGTGAACATGAGCCTGCAGTGAAGGAGCGTCCTGAGGGTGAAGTGGCTGCCCGTCTTGCTGAGCAGGATAAGGCTGAGCAGGACCTCCTGACAT CTCTGTCATCCAATCTGGAAGATGCTCTGGGCAGCACAGCCAAGGTAACCCTACAGGCCATCGGTGCtcaggaggcagctctgcaggccATTGCCCAGCACACCCGCCAACTGAGGGAGGCCATGGAGGCTGAG GCACCCCCTGATAAGAAGTCTACCCAGTGGAGAGTCCTGGAAGATGCACTGAGTGAACGCAGCCGATCAGTAGACGAGGCTGGAGCAGCCGTCCTCAAGGCCAA GGCTGAGCTGGACAAGCTGAGAGGAGTGATCAATGAAGCCAAGCATTTAAAGATTGCTGCAGCCCGGCCATCTATCCTTGCTGCAGAGGAGAACCTTCACAGCATGGTGGTAGATCTGGACAGCGTGGTGACCAGG GTCCAGACAGCCCAGTCCGAGGCTAAGATTGTGTCCCAGTACAGCGAGCTGGTGAACGAGGCCAAGGCCCAGTTCCAGAAGGAGCTGAACAGCATCACTCCAGAGATCCAGGCCAACTGGAAGGGACTCA CAGGGAAGCTGACTCAAGATGACCTCAACTCCCTGATTGCCCATGCCCACCGACGCATCGACCAGCTGAACCGAGAGCTGGCTGAACAGAGGGTGAGGGAGCAGATCCACATCGACTCTGCCCTAGAGCAGCAGAAGCTGGAGGACAAGAAGGCCCTGGAGGTGGCTGTCTCCACCGCCCTGGAACACAACCGAGAACAGATGCGTCTGGAGCAGGAGAAGAAG gtagaggagactcGGGAGGTGATGGAGGCAGAGATGCGAACCCAGCTGCGTAGGCAGGCTGCAGCACACACAGACCACCTGCGTGACGTCCTCAAGGTACAGGAGCAGGAACTGCGCTCCGAGGCAGAGGAG ATCCTGAACAGCTCGTTGATGGAGAAGGAGACAGAGTACCGTCGTCTGACACAGGACCAACTGGACAGCTTCACCCTGGACATGAATGCAGCTTACGCCAGGCTCAAGGGCATGGAGGAGGCCATTGACA GTCATGTTATAGCAGAGGAGGAGGCCCGTAAGGCCCATCAGCTGTGGCTCTCAGTGGAGGCTCTGAACTACACTCTGAAGACTGCTGCCCTAAATGACCCCACCGAGCCCCTAGAGGGTGCCGTGCAGGCCATCAAGGAGAGCTGTGCTGAGGATGAGTTTGCCCAGGCCCTGGCCACTGCCTTGCCCTCCGAGTCACTCAGCCGCGGCGTCTACAGCGAGGCCTCTCTCCGCGCCCGCTTCTACGCCATCCGCCAGCTGGCCCGCCGCGTGGCCCTGATTGACGAGACCCGCAACAGCCTCTACCAGTACTTCCTATCCTACCTGCAGGCCACGCTGCTCTTTGAGAAGGCACAGGAGGCCCCCCCCGCCAAGCTTTCGGCCGAAGATCTCGACACGTTCAAGCTGCTCTCCTACGCTGCCTACAGCCTGGAGCATGGAGACCTGGAGTTGGCCGCCAAGCTTGTCAACCAGCTGAAGGGCGAGTCGCGCAGGGTGGCTCAGGACTGGCTCAAAGAGGCCCGGCTCACACTAGAAACGAAACAGGTGGTCAGCCTCCTGTCTGCATATGCCAATGCAGTGGGGTTGGGCACCACCATGGCGCCTTAG
- the immt gene encoding MICOS complex subunit MIC60 isoform X5 has protein sequence MSEVWKDSKQPKAKEVEKKAEQPDAEGPPAPAPQETLEEASAQVAQILSAIGEVPSVPAPGTHEAEAVPPPAALEGVPAATAKCTECEHEPAVKERPEGEVAARLAEQDKAEQDLLTSLSSNLEDALGSTAKVTLQAIGAQEAALQAIAQHTRQLREAMEAEAPPDKKSTQWRVLEDALSERSRSVDEAGAAVLKAKAELDKLRGVINEAKHLKIAAARPSILAAEENLHSMVVDLDSVVTRVQTAQSEAKIVSQYSELVNEAKAQFQKELNSITPEIQANWKGLTGKLTQDDLNSLIAHAHRRIDQLNRELAEQRVREQIHIDSALEQQKLEDKKALEVAVSTALEHNREQMRLEQEKKVEETREVMEAEMRTQLRRQAAAHTDHLRDVLKVQEQELRSEAEEILNSSLMEKETEYRRLTQDQLDSFTLDMNAAYARLKGMEEAIDSHVIAEEEARKAHQLWLSVEALNYTLKTAALNDPTEPLEGAVQAIKESCAEDEFAQALATALPSESLSRGVYSEASLRARFYAIRQLARRVALIDETRNSLYQYFLSYLQATLLFEKAQEAPPAKLSAEDLDTFKLLSYAAYSLEHGDLELAAKLVNQLKGESRRVAQDWLKEARLTLETKQVVSLLSAYANAVGLGTTMAP, from the exons ATGTCTGAAGTGTGGAAAGACTCGAAGCAGCCAAAGGCCAAAGAGGTTGAGAAGAAAGCAGAGCAGCCAGATGCTGAGGGACCCCCTGCTCCAGCACCTCAGGAGACCCTAGAGG AAGCTTCTGCTCAAGTGGCACAAATCCTTTCAGCCATTGGCGAGGTGCCCTCTGTGCCAGCCCCTGGAACCCACGAGGCAGAGGCCGTGCCACCCCCAGCCGCCCTCGAGGGGGTCCCGGCAG CGACAGCAAAATGTACTGAGTGTGAACATGAGCCTGCAGTGAAGGAGCGTCCTGAGGGTGAAGTGGCTGCCCGTCTTGCTGAGCAGGATAAGGCTGAGCAGGACCTCCTGACAT CTCTGTCATCCAATCTGGAAGATGCTCTGGGCAGCACAGCCAAGGTAACCCTACAGGCCATCGGTGCtcaggaggcagctctgcaggccATTGCCCAGCACACCCGCCAACTGAGGGAGGCCATGGAGGCTGAG GCACCCCCTGATAAGAAGTCTACCCAGTGGAGAGTCCTGGAAGATGCACTGAGTGAACGCAGCCGATCAGTAGACGAGGCTGGAGCAGCCGTCCTCAAGGCCAA GGCTGAGCTGGACAAGCTGAGAGGAGTGATCAATGAAGCCAAGCATTTAAAGATTGCTGCAGCCCGGCCATCTATCCTTGCTGCAGAGGAGAACCTTCACAGCATGGTGGTAGATCTGGACAGCGTGGTGACCAGG GTCCAGACAGCCCAGTCCGAGGCTAAGATTGTGTCCCAGTACAGCGAGCTGGTGAACGAGGCCAAGGCCCAGTTCCAGAAGGAGCTGAACAGCATCACTCCAGAGATCCAGGCCAACTGGAAGGGACTCA CAGGGAAGCTGACTCAAGATGACCTCAACTCCCTGATTGCCCATGCCCACCGACGCATCGACCAGCTGAACCGAGAGCTGGCTGAACAGAGGGTGAGGGAGCAGATCCACATCGACTCTGCCCTAGAGCAGCAGAAGCTGGAGGACAAGAAGGCCCTGGAGGTGGCTGTCTCCACCGCCCTGGAACACAACCGAGAACAGATGCGTCTGGAGCAGGAGAAGAAG gtagaggagactcGGGAGGTGATGGAGGCAGAGATGCGAACCCAGCTGCGTAGGCAGGCTGCAGCACACACAGACCACCTGCGTGACGTCCTCAAGGTACAGGAGCAGGAACTGCGCTCCGAGGCAGAGGAG ATCCTGAACAGCTCGTTGATGGAGAAGGAGACAGAGTACCGTCGTCTGACACAGGACCAACTGGACAGCTTCACCCTGGACATGAATGCAGCTTACGCCAGGCTCAAGGGCATGGAGGAGGCCATTGACA GTCATGTTATAGCAGAGGAGGAGGCCCGTAAGGCCCATCAGCTGTGGCTCTCAGTGGAGGCTCTGAACTACACTCTGAAGACTGCTGCCCTAAATGACCCCACCGAGCCCCTAGAGGGTGCCGTGCAGGCCATCAAGGAGAGCTGTGCTGAGGATGAGTTTGCCCAGGCCCTGGCCACTGCCTTGCCCTCCGAGTCACTCAGCCGCGGCGTCTACAGCGAGGCCTCTCTCCGCGCCCGCTTCTACGCCATCCGCCAGCTGGCCCGCCGCGTGGCCCTGATTGACGAGACCCGCAACAGCCTCTACCAGTACTTCCTATCCTACCTGCAGGCCACGCTGCTCTTTGAGAAGGCACAGGAGGCCCCCCCCGCCAAGCTTTCGGCCGAAGATCTCGACACGTTCAAGCTGCTCTCCTACGCTGCCTACAGCCTGGAGCATGGAGACCTGGAGTTGGCCGCCAAGCTTGTCAACCAGCTGAAGGGCGAGTCGCGCAGGGTGGCTCAGGACTGGCTCAAAGAGGCCCGGCTCACACTAGAAACGAAACAGGTGGTCAGCCTCCTGTCTGCATATGCCAATGCAGTGGGGTTGGGCACCACCATGGCGCCTTAG
- the immt gene encoding MICOS complex subunit MIC60 isoform X4 translates to MLRVCLKGANSAARKCLCGNGVPLHPLQQCRSYTSGGSGSSAGKIVAASVLTVGGGVGGTILYANWDPKFRANVEKSIPYSDQVFGLALGPAPPPPVINKPRKVEPVQISSMSEVWKDSKQPKAKEVEKKAEQPDAEGPPAPAPQETLEATAKCTECEHEPAVKERPEGEVAARLAEQDKAEQDLLTSLSSNLEDALGSTAKVTLQAIGAQEAALQAIAQHTRQLREAMEAEAPPDKKSTQWRVLEDALSERSRSVDEAGAAVLKAKAELDKLRGVINEAKHLKIAAARPSILAAEENLHSMVVDLDSVVTRVQTAQSEAKIVSQYSELVNEAKAQFQKELNSITPEIQANWKGLRKLTQDDLNSLIAHAHRRIDQLNRELAEQRVREQIHIDSALEQQKLEDKKALEVAVSTALEHNREQMRLEQEKKVEETREVMEAEMRTQLRRQAAAHTDHLRDVLKVQEQELRSEAEEILNSSLMEKETEYRRLTQDQLDSFTLDMNAAYARLKGMEEAIDSHVIAEEEARKAHQLWLSVEALNYTLKTAALNDPTEPLEGAVQAIKESCAEDEFAQALATALPSESLSRGVYSEASLRARFYAIRQLARRVALIDETRNSLYQYFLSYLQATLLFEKAQEAPPAKLSAEDLDTFKLLSYAAYSLEHGDLELAAKLVNQLKGESRRVAQDWLKEARLTLETKQVVSLLSAYANAVGLGTTMAP, encoded by the exons AAATGCCTGTGTGGGAATGGTGTCCCCCTTCACCCCCTCCAGCAATGTCGTAGCTACACTTCAGGAGGCTCAGG GTCTTCTGCAGGAAAGATTGTAGCTGCCAGTGTCCTCACTGTAGGTGGAGGAGTTGGTGGCACAATTCTATATGCCAATTGGGATCCCAAATTCAGGGCCAATGTTGAGAAATCCATACCATACTCAGATCAAGTGTTTGGACTGGCTCTCGGCCCAGCACCACCTCCACCTGTTATAAATAAACCA AGAAAGGTTGAACCTGTTCAGATTTCCTCCATGTCTGAAGTGTGGAAAGACTCGAAGCAGCCAAAGGCCAAAGAGGTTGAGAAGAAAGCAGAGCAGCCAGATGCTGAGGGACCCCCTGCTCCAGCACCTCAGGAGACCCTAGAGG CGACAGCAAAATGTACTGAGTGTGAACATGAGCCTGCAGTGAAGGAGCGTCCTGAGGGTGAAGTGGCTGCCCGTCTTGCTGAGCAGGATAAGGCTGAGCAGGACCTCCTGACAT CTCTGTCATCCAATCTGGAAGATGCTCTGGGCAGCACAGCCAAGGTAACCCTACAGGCCATCGGTGCtcaggaggcagctctgcaggccATTGCCCAGCACACCCGCCAACTGAGGGAGGCCATGGAGGCTGAG GCACCCCCTGATAAGAAGTCTACCCAGTGGAGAGTCCTGGAAGATGCACTGAGTGAACGCAGCCGATCAGTAGACGAGGCTGGAGCAGCCGTCCTCAAGGCCAA GGCTGAGCTGGACAAGCTGAGAGGAGTGATCAATGAAGCCAAGCATTTAAAGATTGCTGCAGCCCGGCCATCTATCCTTGCTGCAGAGGAGAACCTTCACAGCATGGTGGTAGATCTGGACAGCGTGGTGACCAGG GTCCAGACAGCCCAGTCCGAGGCTAAGATTGTGTCCCAGTACAGCGAGCTGGTGAACGAGGCCAAGGCCCAGTTCCAGAAGGAGCTGAACAGCATCACTCCAGAGATCCAGGCCAACTGGAAGGGACTCA GGAAGCTGACTCAAGATGACCTCAACTCCCTGATTGCCCATGCCCACCGACGCATCGACCAGCTGAACCGAGAGCTGGCTGAACAGAGGGTGAGGGAGCAGATCCACATCGACTCTGCCCTAGAGCAGCAGAAGCTGGAGGACAAGAAGGCCCTGGAGGTGGCTGTCTCCACCGCCCTGGAACACAACCGAGAACAGATGCGTCTGGAGCAGGAGAAGAAG gtagaggagactcGGGAGGTGATGGAGGCAGAGATGCGAACCCAGCTGCGTAGGCAGGCTGCAGCACACACAGACCACCTGCGTGACGTCCTCAAGGTACAGGAGCAGGAACTGCGCTCCGAGGCAGAGGAG ATCCTGAACAGCTCGTTGATGGAGAAGGAGACAGAGTACCGTCGTCTGACACAGGACCAACTGGACAGCTTCACCCTGGACATGAATGCAGCTTACGCCAGGCTCAAGGGCATGGAGGAGGCCATTGACA GTCATGTTATAGCAGAGGAGGAGGCCCGTAAGGCCCATCAGCTGTGGCTCTCAGTGGAGGCTCTGAACTACACTCTGAAGACTGCTGCCCTAAATGACCCCACCGAGCCCCTAGAGGGTGCCGTGCAGGCCATCAAGGAGAGCTGTGCTGAGGATGAGTTTGCCCAGGCCCTGGCCACTGCCTTGCCCTCCGAGTCACTCAGCCGCGGCGTCTACAGCGAGGCCTCTCTCCGCGCCCGCTTCTACGCCATCCGCCAGCTGGCCCGCCGCGTGGCCCTGATTGACGAGACCCGCAACAGCCTCTACCAGTACTTCCTATCCTACCTGCAGGCCACGCTGCTCTTTGAGAAGGCACAGGAGGCCCCCCCCGCCAAGCTTTCGGCCGAAGATCTCGACACGTTCAAGCTGCTCTCCTACGCTGCCTACAGCCTGGAGCATGGAGACCTGGAGTTGGCCGCCAAGCTTGTCAACCAGCTGAAGGGCGAGTCGCGCAGGGTGGCTCAGGACTGGCTCAAAGAGGCCCGGCTCACACTAGAAACGAAACAGGTGGTCAGCCTCCTGTCTGCATATGCCAATGCAGTGGGGTTGGGCACCACCATGGCGCCTTAG
- the immt gene encoding MICOS complex subunit MIC60 isoform X1: MLRVCLKGANSAARKCLCGNGVPLHPLQQCRSYTSGGSGSSAGKIVAASVLTVGGGVGGTILYANWDPKFRANVEKSIPYSDQVFGLALGPAPPPPVINKPRKVEPVQISSMSEVWKDSKQPKAKEVEKKAEQPDAEGPPAPAPQETLEEASAQVAQILSAIGEVPSVPAPGTHEAEAVPPPAALEGVPAATAKCTECEHEPAVKERPEGEVAARLAEQDKAEQDLLTSLSSNLEDALGSTAKVTLQAIGAQEAALQAIAQHTRQLREAMEAEAPPDKKSTQWRVLEDALSERSRSVDEAGAAVLKAKAELDKLRGVINEAKHLKIAAARPSILAAEENLHSMVVDLDSVVTRVQTAQSEAKIVSQYSELVNEAKAQFQKELNSITPEIQANWKGLTGKLTQDDLNSLIAHAHRRIDQLNRELAEQRVREQIHIDSALEQQKLEDKKALEVAVSTALEHNREQMRLEQEKKVEETREVMEAEMRTQLRRQAAAHTDHLRDVLKVQEQELRSEAEEILNSSLMEKETEYRRLTQDQLDSFTLDMNAAYARLKGMEEAIDSHVIAEEEARKAHQLWLSVEALNYTLKTAALNDPTEPLEGAVQAIKESCAEDEFAQALATALPSESLSRGVYSEASLRARFYAIRQLARRVALIDETRNSLYQYFLSYLQATLLFEKAQEAPPAKLSAEDLDTFKLLSYAAYSLEHGDLELAAKLVNQLKGESRRVAQDWLKEARLTLETKQVVSLLSAYANAVGLGTTMAP; encoded by the exons AAATGCCTGTGTGGGAATGGTGTCCCCCTTCACCCCCTCCAGCAATGTCGTAGCTACACTTCAGGAGGCTCAGG GTCTTCTGCAGGAAAGATTGTAGCTGCCAGTGTCCTCACTGTAGGTGGAGGAGTTGGTGGCACAATTCTATATGCCAATTGGGATCCCAAATTCAGGGCCAATGTTGAGAAATCCATACCATACTCAGATCAAGTGTTTGGACTGGCTCTCGGCCCAGCACCACCTCCACCTGTTATAAATAAACCA AGAAAGGTTGAACCTGTTCAGATTTCCTCCATGTCTGAAGTGTGGAAAGACTCGAAGCAGCCAAAGGCCAAAGAGGTTGAGAAGAAAGCAGAGCAGCCAGATGCTGAGGGACCCCCTGCTCCAGCACCTCAGGAGACCCTAGAGG AAGCTTCTGCTCAAGTGGCACAAATCCTTTCAGCCATTGGCGAGGTGCCCTCTGTGCCAGCCCCTGGAACCCACGAGGCAGAGGCCGTGCCACCCCCAGCCGCCCTCGAGGGGGTCCCGGCAG CGACAGCAAAATGTACTGAGTGTGAACATGAGCCTGCAGTGAAGGAGCGTCCTGAGGGTGAAGTGGCTGCCCGTCTTGCTGAGCAGGATAAGGCTGAGCAGGACCTCCTGACAT CTCTGTCATCCAATCTGGAAGATGCTCTGGGCAGCACAGCCAAGGTAACCCTACAGGCCATCGGTGCtcaggaggcagctctgcaggccATTGCCCAGCACACCCGCCAACTGAGGGAGGCCATGGAGGCTGAG GCACCCCCTGATAAGAAGTCTACCCAGTGGAGAGTCCTGGAAGATGCACTGAGTGAACGCAGCCGATCAGTAGACGAGGCTGGAGCAGCCGTCCTCAAGGCCAA GGCTGAGCTGGACAAGCTGAGAGGAGTGATCAATGAAGCCAAGCATTTAAAGATTGCTGCAGCCCGGCCATCTATCCTTGCTGCAGAGGAGAACCTTCACAGCATGGTGGTAGATCTGGACAGCGTGGTGACCAGG GTCCAGACAGCCCAGTCCGAGGCTAAGATTGTGTCCCAGTACAGCGAGCTGGTGAACGAGGCCAAGGCCCAGTTCCAGAAGGAGCTGAACAGCATCACTCCAGAGATCCAGGCCAACTGGAAGGGACTCA CAGGGAAGCTGACTCAAGATGACCTCAACTCCCTGATTGCCCATGCCCACCGACGCATCGACCAGCTGAACCGAGAGCTGGCTGAACAGAGGGTGAGGGAGCAGATCCACATCGACTCTGCCCTAGAGCAGCAGAAGCTGGAGGACAAGAAGGCCCTGGAGGTGGCTGTCTCCACCGCCCTGGAACACAACCGAGAACAGATGCGTCTGGAGCAGGAGAAGAAG gtagaggagactcGGGAGGTGATGGAGGCAGAGATGCGAACCCAGCTGCGTAGGCAGGCTGCAGCACACACAGACCACCTGCGTGACGTCCTCAAGGTACAGGAGCAGGAACTGCGCTCCGAGGCAGAGGAG ATCCTGAACAGCTCGTTGATGGAGAAGGAGACAGAGTACCGTCGTCTGACACAGGACCAACTGGACAGCTTCACCCTGGACATGAATGCAGCTTACGCCAGGCTCAAGGGCATGGAGGAGGCCATTGACA GTCATGTTATAGCAGAGGAGGAGGCCCGTAAGGCCCATCAGCTGTGGCTCTCAGTGGAGGCTCTGAACTACACTCTGAAGACTGCTGCCCTAAATGACCCCACCGAGCCCCTAGAGGGTGCCGTGCAGGCCATCAAGGAGAGCTGTGCTGAGGATGAGTTTGCCCAGGCCCTGGCCACTGCCTTGCCCTCCGAGTCACTCAGCCGCGGCGTCTACAGCGAGGCCTCTCTCCGCGCCCGCTTCTACGCCATCCGCCAGCTGGCCCGCCGCGTGGCCCTGATTGACGAGACCCGCAACAGCCTCTACCAGTACTTCCTATCCTACCTGCAGGCCACGCTGCTCTTTGAGAAGGCACAGGAGGCCCCCCCCGCCAAGCTTTCGGCCGAAGATCTCGACACGTTCAAGCTGCTCTCCTACGCTGCCTACAGCCTGGAGCATGGAGACCTGGAGTTGGCCGCCAAGCTTGTCAACCAGCTGAAGGGCGAGTCGCGCAGGGTGGCTCAGGACTGGCTCAAAGAGGCCCGGCTCACACTAGAAACGAAACAGGTGGTCAGCCTCCTGTCTGCATATGCCAATGCAGTGGGGTTGGGCACCACCATGGCGCCTTAG
- the immt gene encoding MICOS complex subunit MIC60 isoform X2: MLRVCLKGANSAARKCLCGNGVPLHPLQQCRSYTSGGSGSSAGKIVAASVLTVGGGVGGTILYANWDPKFRANVEKSIPYSDQVFGLALGPAPPPPVINKPRKVEPVQISSMSEVWKDSKQPKAKEVEKKAEQPDAEGPPAPAPQETLEEASAQVAQILSAIGEVPSVPAPGTHEAEAVPPPAALEGVPAATAKCTECEHEPAVKERPEGEVAARLAEQDKAEQDLLTSLSSNLEDALGSTAKVTLQAIGAQEAALQAIAQHTRQLREAMEAEAPPDKKSTQWRVLEDALSERSRSVDEAGAAVLKAKAELDKLRGVINEAKHLKIAAARPSILAAEENLHSMVVDLDSVVTRVQTAQSEAKIVSQYSELVNEAKAQFQKELNSITPEIQANWKGLRKLTQDDLNSLIAHAHRRIDQLNRELAEQRVREQIHIDSALEQQKLEDKKALEVAVSTALEHNREQMRLEQEKKVEETREVMEAEMRTQLRRQAAAHTDHLRDVLKVQEQELRSEAEEILNSSLMEKETEYRRLTQDQLDSFTLDMNAAYARLKGMEEAIDSHVIAEEEARKAHQLWLSVEALNYTLKTAALNDPTEPLEGAVQAIKESCAEDEFAQALATALPSESLSRGVYSEASLRARFYAIRQLARRVALIDETRNSLYQYFLSYLQATLLFEKAQEAPPAKLSAEDLDTFKLLSYAAYSLEHGDLELAAKLVNQLKGESRRVAQDWLKEARLTLETKQVVSLLSAYANAVGLGTTMAP; the protein is encoded by the exons AAATGCCTGTGTGGGAATGGTGTCCCCCTTCACCCCCTCCAGCAATGTCGTAGCTACACTTCAGGAGGCTCAGG GTCTTCTGCAGGAAAGATTGTAGCTGCCAGTGTCCTCACTGTAGGTGGAGGAGTTGGTGGCACAATTCTATATGCCAATTGGGATCCCAAATTCAGGGCCAATGTTGAGAAATCCATACCATACTCAGATCAAGTGTTTGGACTGGCTCTCGGCCCAGCACCACCTCCACCTGTTATAAATAAACCA AGAAAGGTTGAACCTGTTCAGATTTCCTCCATGTCTGAAGTGTGGAAAGACTCGAAGCAGCCAAAGGCCAAAGAGGTTGAGAAGAAAGCAGAGCAGCCAGATGCTGAGGGACCCCCTGCTCCAGCACCTCAGGAGACCCTAGAGG AAGCTTCTGCTCAAGTGGCACAAATCCTTTCAGCCATTGGCGAGGTGCCCTCTGTGCCAGCCCCTGGAACCCACGAGGCAGAGGCCGTGCCACCCCCAGCCGCCCTCGAGGGGGTCCCGGCAG CGACAGCAAAATGTACTGAGTGTGAACATGAGCCTGCAGTGAAGGAGCGTCCTGAGGGTGAAGTGGCTGCCCGTCTTGCTGAGCAGGATAAGGCTGAGCAGGACCTCCTGACAT CTCTGTCATCCAATCTGGAAGATGCTCTGGGCAGCACAGCCAAGGTAACCCTACAGGCCATCGGTGCtcaggaggcagctctgcaggccATTGCCCAGCACACCCGCCAACTGAGGGAGGCCATGGAGGCTGAG GCACCCCCTGATAAGAAGTCTACCCAGTGGAGAGTCCTGGAAGATGCACTGAGTGAACGCAGCCGATCAGTAGACGAGGCTGGAGCAGCCGTCCTCAAGGCCAA GGCTGAGCTGGACAAGCTGAGAGGAGTGATCAATGAAGCCAAGCATTTAAAGATTGCTGCAGCCCGGCCATCTATCCTTGCTGCAGAGGAGAACCTTCACAGCATGGTGGTAGATCTGGACAGCGTGGTGACCAGG GTCCAGACAGCCCAGTCCGAGGCTAAGATTGTGTCCCAGTACAGCGAGCTGGTGAACGAGGCCAAGGCCCAGTTCCAGAAGGAGCTGAACAGCATCACTCCAGAGATCCAGGCCAACTGGAAGGGACTCA GGAAGCTGACTCAAGATGACCTCAACTCCCTGATTGCCCATGCCCACCGACGCATCGACCAGCTGAACCGAGAGCTGGCTGAACAGAGGGTGAGGGAGCAGATCCACATCGACTCTGCCCTAGAGCAGCAGAAGCTGGAGGACAAGAAGGCCCTGGAGGTGGCTGTCTCCACCGCCCTGGAACACAACCGAGAACAGATGCGTCTGGAGCAGGAGAAGAAG gtagaggagactcGGGAGGTGATGGAGGCAGAGATGCGAACCCAGCTGCGTAGGCAGGCTGCAGCACACACAGACCACCTGCGTGACGTCCTCAAGGTACAGGAGCAGGAACTGCGCTCCGAGGCAGAGGAG ATCCTGAACAGCTCGTTGATGGAGAAGGAGACAGAGTACCGTCGTCTGACACAGGACCAACTGGACAGCTTCACCCTGGACATGAATGCAGCTTACGCCAGGCTCAAGGGCATGGAGGAGGCCATTGACA GTCATGTTATAGCAGAGGAGGAGGCCCGTAAGGCCCATCAGCTGTGGCTCTCAGTGGAGGCTCTGAACTACACTCTGAAGACTGCTGCCCTAAATGACCCCACCGAGCCCCTAGAGGGTGCCGTGCAGGCCATCAAGGAGAGCTGTGCTGAGGATGAGTTTGCCCAGGCCCTGGCCACTGCCTTGCCCTCCGAGTCACTCAGCCGCGGCGTCTACAGCGAGGCCTCTCTCCGCGCCCGCTTCTACGCCATCCGCCAGCTGGCCCGCCGCGTGGCCCTGATTGACGAGACCCGCAACAGCCTCTACCAGTACTTCCTATCCTACCTGCAGGCCACGCTGCTCTTTGAGAAGGCACAGGAGGCCCCCCCCGCCAAGCTTTCGGCCGAAGATCTCGACACGTTCAAGCTGCTCTCCTACGCTGCCTACAGCCTGGAGCATGGAGACCTGGAGTTGGCCGCCAAGCTTGTCAACCAGCTGAAGGGCGAGTCGCGCAGGGTGGCTCAGGACTGGCTCAAAGAGGCCCGGCTCACACTAGAAACGAAACAGGTGGTCAGCCTCCTGTCTGCATATGCCAATGCAGTGGGGTTGGGCACCACCATGGCGCCTTAG